One Thermus sp. CCB_US3_UF1 DNA window includes the following coding sequences:
- a CDS encoding TIGR04053 family radical SAM/SPASM domain-containing protein: MKPDLHRFPLLVAWEMTRACLLACLHCRASAVPDPLPDELSTEEGLRLLRELATYTPKPILLPTGGDPLARPDLFLLLEEARRLGLKVGITPAVTPRLTREVVARFKELGVHQMALSLDGASPEAHDGFRGVPGTFALALEALSWAQEVGLMTQVNTTVTRRTVGELPGLAQILAEKGVATWEVFFLVPVGRGAMLEQLSPEAYEEVMHLLYDLSRRYPFKVRTTEGPMFRRVALERRRREGGEDGALVGEGRGVHLSDGFGFVFVAANGEVYPSGFLPLAAGNIREKPLLEIYQRSPLFLELRDRTLLKGKCGVCEYRELCGGSRARAWAETGDYLAADPRCAYTPRGPGQMPLA; this comes from the coding sequence ATGAAGCCCGACCTCCACCGCTTCCCCCTCCTGGTGGCCTGGGAGATGACCCGGGCTTGCCTCCTGGCCTGCCTGCACTGCCGGGCCTCCGCGGTGCCCGACCCCCTTCCCGATGAGCTCTCCACGGAAGAGGGCTTGCGGCTTCTCCGGGAACTGGCCACCTACACCCCCAAGCCCATCCTCCTCCCCACCGGAGGGGACCCCCTGGCCCGGCCCGACCTCTTCCTCCTCCTGGAAGAGGCCCGGCGGCTAGGCCTCAAGGTGGGCATCACCCCCGCGGTCACCCCCCGCCTCACCCGGGAGGTGGTGGCCCGCTTCAAGGAGCTGGGCGTGCACCAGATGGCCCTTTCCCTGGACGGGGCCAGCCCCGAAGCCCACGACGGCTTCCGCGGGGTGCCGGGCACCTTCGCCCTAGCCCTGGAGGCCCTTTCCTGGGCCCAGGAGGTGGGCCTCATGACCCAGGTGAACACCACGGTCACCCGGCGCACCGTGGGGGAGCTGCCGGGCCTGGCCCAGATCCTGGCGGAGAAAGGGGTGGCCACCTGGGAGGTCTTCTTCCTGGTGCCCGTGGGCCGGGGGGCCATGCTGGAACAGCTCTCCCCCGAGGCCTACGAGGAGGTGATGCACCTCCTCTACGACCTCTCCCGCCGCTACCCCTTCAAGGTACGCACCACGGAAGGCCCCATGTTCCGCCGGGTGGCCTTGGAAAGGCGGCGGCGGGAGGGCGGGGAGGACGGAGCCCTGGTGGGGGAGGGCCGGGGGGTGCACCTCTCCGACGGCTTCGGCTTCGTCTTCGTGGCCGCCAACGGGGAGGTCTATCCCTCCGGCTTCCTGCCCCTGGCCGCCGGAAACATCCGGGAAAAACCGCTTTTGGAGATATACCAGCGAAGCCCCCTCTTCCTGGAACTCCGCGACCGCACCCTCCTCAAGGGCAAGTGCGGGGTCTGCGAGTACCGGGAGCTCTGCGGGGGCAGCCGGGCCCGGGCCTGGGCGGAAACCGGGGACTACCTGGCCGCCGACCCCCGGTGCGCCTATACCCCCCGGGGTCCAGGACAAATGCCCCTGGCCTAG
- a CDS encoding NifB/NifX family molybdenum-iron cluster-binding protein, translated as MRLAIALAKHDEGKVYPGPFGHAPRFAIYELAEDGTFLLVEVRENPHAALEGGDKHQRMRELLKDVDLRVGARFGHGGSMGAFPMADRLEVGPVSLAEALERVKARRNTA; from the coding sequence ATGCGGCTCGCCATCGCCTTAGCCAAACACGACGAGGGGAAGGTTTACCCCGGCCCCTTTGGCCACGCTCCCCGCTTCGCCATCTACGAGCTGGCCGAGGACGGCACCTTTCTCTTGGTGGAGGTACGGGAAAACCCCCACGCCGCCCTGGAGGGGGGGGACAAGCACCAGAGGATGCGGGAACTCCTTAAGGACGTGGACCTCCGGGTGGGGGCCCGCTTCGGCCACGGGGGCTCCATGGGGGCTTTCCCCATGGCCGATCGCCTCGAGGTGGGGCCGGTCAGCCTGGCCGAGGCCCTGGAGCGGGTCAAGGCCCGCCGAAATACCGCCTGA
- the dxs gene encoding 1-deoxy-D-xylulose-5-phosphate synthase → MVLDKVNSPEDLKRLSLEELLTLAEEIRSEIIRVTAQNGGHLASSLGAVELILALHRVFHSPKDRILFDVGHQAYAHKLVTGRKDRFHTLRQEGGISGFTKVSESEHDAITVGHASTSLANALGMALARDLRGEDHHVVAVIGDGALTGGMALAALNKIGELGKRMLIVLNDNEMSISENVGALNKYFKELQIRKWVQDAEKLGKEILQHISPRLFGLVDRAKEAAKLLLHQENPFYAWGIRYVGPVDGHDLKGLIHILEHLKELEGPTLLHVVTQKGKGYKVAEADPIYWHGPPGFNPEKPEKVSKGYSWSQAFGDAVTELAHLEPRLFVITPAMREGSGLVRYSLEHPERYLDVGICEDVAVTTAAGLALKGMKPVVAIYSTFLQRAYDQAIHDVAIENLPVVFAIDRAGIVGADGATHHGVFDIAYLRTIPNFQIAAPKDALELRAMLRKALEVGGPVAIRYPRDNVERVPEGVWPEIPWGKWEVVKEGREAYILAFGKTLRYALEAAGDDPRVGVVNARFLKPLDREMLRELAAYKLLTVEDHQRMGGFGSAVLEALNEMGLRPEIRVLGLPDRFLDHGTIPSLHRQAGIDAEGIRRALAEMGLHPAYERA, encoded by the coding sequence ATGGTACTGGACAAGGTCAACAGCCCCGAGGACCTGAAGCGCTTGAGCCTGGAGGAGCTTCTCACCCTGGCCGAGGAGATCCGCAGCGAGATCATCCGGGTCACGGCGCAAAACGGCGGCCACCTGGCGAGCTCCCTGGGGGCGGTGGAGCTCATCCTGGCCCTGCACCGGGTCTTCCACTCCCCCAAGGACCGGATCCTCTTTGACGTGGGCCACCAGGCCTACGCCCACAAGCTGGTCACCGGGCGGAAGGACCGCTTCCACACCCTAAGGCAAGAGGGAGGGATCTCCGGCTTCACCAAGGTTTCCGAGTCGGAACACGACGCCATCACCGTGGGCCACGCCAGCACCTCCTTGGCCAACGCCTTGGGCATGGCCCTGGCCCGGGACCTCCGGGGGGAGGACCACCACGTGGTGGCCGTGATCGGGGACGGGGCCCTCACCGGGGGGATGGCCCTGGCGGCCCTCAACAAGATCGGGGAGCTGGGGAAGCGGATGCTCATCGTCCTCAACGACAACGAGATGAGCATCTCCGAAAACGTAGGGGCCCTCAACAAGTACTTCAAGGAGCTGCAGATCCGCAAGTGGGTCCAGGACGCGGAAAAGCTGGGTAAGGAGATCCTGCAGCACATCTCCCCCAGGCTCTTCGGCCTGGTGGACCGGGCCAAGGAGGCGGCCAAGCTCCTTCTGCACCAGGAAAACCCCTTCTACGCCTGGGGAATCCGTTACGTGGGCCCGGTGGACGGCCACGACCTCAAGGGGCTCATCCACATCCTGGAGCACCTCAAGGAGCTGGAAGGCCCCACCCTGCTCCACGTGGTCACGCAAAAGGGCAAGGGCTACAAGGTGGCCGAGGCCGACCCCATCTACTGGCACGGCCCCCCGGGCTTCAACCCCGAGAAGCCGGAAAAGGTGTCCAAGGGCTACTCCTGGAGCCAGGCCTTCGGGGATGCCGTGACCGAGCTGGCCCACCTAGAGCCCCGCCTCTTCGTCATCACCCCGGCCATGCGGGAGGGCTCGGGCCTGGTGCGCTACTCCCTGGAGCACCCCGAGCGCTACCTGGACGTGGGCATCTGCGAGGACGTGGCCGTGACCACGGCCGCCGGCCTGGCCCTTAAGGGGATGAAGCCCGTGGTGGCCATCTACTCCACCTTCTTGCAGCGGGCCTACGACCAGGCCATCCACGACGTGGCCATTGAGAACCTCCCCGTGGTCTTCGCCATTGACCGGGCGGGGATCGTGGGGGCGGATGGGGCCACCCACCACGGGGTCTTTGACATCGCCTACTTGCGCACCATCCCCAACTTCCAGATCGCCGCCCCCAAGGACGCCCTGGAGCTGAGGGCCATGCTGAGGAAGGCCCTGGAGGTGGGGGGGCCGGTGGCCATCCGCTACCCCCGGGACAACGTGGAGCGGGTCCCCGAGGGGGTCTGGCCGGAAATCCCCTGGGGGAAGTGGGAGGTGGTCAAGGAGGGCCGCGAGGCCTACATCCTGGCCTTCGGCAAGACCCTGAGGTACGCCCTCGAGGCCGCCGGGGACGACCCCCGGGTGGGGGTGGTGAACGCCCGCTTCCTCAAGCCCCTGGACCGGGAGATGCTGCGGGAGCTGGCCGCCTACAAGCTCCTCACCGTGGAGGACCACCAGCGCATGGGGGGGTTCGGCAGCGCGGTCCTCGAGGCCCTGAACGAGATGGGCCTAAGGCCTGAGATCCGGGTCCTGGGCCTCCCCGACCGCTTCTTGGACCACGGGACCATCCCGAGCCTCCACCGGCAAGCGGGGATCGACGCCGAGGGGATCCGCAGGGCCCTGGCCGAGATGGGGCTCCACCCCGCCTATGAGCGGGCCTGA
- a CDS encoding ABC transporter ATP-binding protein — protein MVHAEEVTRSFGGTRALDRVSLSVRPGEVFGLLGPNGAGKTTLVRILSGVLRPDGGKAWVAGLEVAREPHRVKARIGYATQEASVYRDLMVEENLLFRARLYRPKEARALAAEALVRFGLTPYAKALAGHLSGGWRQRLALAQAVVHRPEVLFLDEPTTGLDPLSRRSIWELIHQEAARGAAVLVTTHYMDEAERCHRLGLLFGGRVLAEGTPQELKAQAKARAQFLFAPGASLEEVRGWPGVLEAWPSGEGVRLLLRRQAPRAAGWVEVEPSLEDVFVLLTKEAA, from the coding sequence ATGGTCCACGCAGAGGAAGTCACGCGTAGCTTCGGCGGGACAAGGGCCCTGGACCGGGTGAGCCTCTCGGTGCGCCCGGGGGAGGTCTTTGGCCTCTTGGGCCCCAACGGTGCGGGAAAGACCACCCTGGTGCGCATCCTGAGCGGGGTCCTGCGGCCCGATGGGGGCAAGGCCTGGGTGGCGGGGCTGGAGGTGGCCAGGGAGCCCCACCGGGTCAAGGCCCGCATCGGCTACGCCACCCAAGAGGCCTCCGTCTACCGTGACCTCATGGTGGAGGAAAACCTCCTCTTCCGTGCCCGGCTTTACCGGCCCAAGGAGGCTCGGGCCCTGGCGGCGGAGGCCCTGGTGCGCTTCGGCCTTACCCCCTACGCCAAGGCCCTGGCCGGCCACCTTTCCGGGGGATGGCGGCAGCGCCTGGCCCTGGCCCAGGCCGTGGTGCACCGCCCGGAGGTCCTCTTCCTGGACGAGCCCACCACCGGCCTGGACCCCCTTTCCCGCCGGAGCATCTGGGAGCTCATCCACCAGGAGGCGGCCCGGGGGGCGGCGGTCTTGGTCACCACCCACTACATGGACGAGGCGGAGCGGTGCCACCGCCTGGGCCTCCTCTTCGGGGGCCGGGTCTTGGCGGAGGGGACCCCCCAGGAGCTGAAGGCCCAGGCCAAGGCCCGGGCCCAATTCCTCTTCGCCCCGGGGGCTTCCCTGGAGGAGGTCCGGGGGTGGCCGGGGGTCTTGGAGGCCTGGCCCAGCGGGGAAGGGGTGCGGCTTTTGCTTCGGCGGCAGGCCCCTCGGGCCGCGGGGTGGGTGGAGGTGGAGCCCAGCTTGGAGGACGTCTTCGTCCTCCTGACCAAGGAGGCGGCATGA
- a CDS encoding cytochrome c, translated as MKRFLPLALLLGLLALAQSPGAKLYSANCQSCHQATGQGLPGAFPPLTHLDKVVQAKGGREYLVHVVLYGLQGPLTVEGKAYNGVMPPFRQLKDQEVADLLNHVLTAFAKSKAKAFTAEEVKALRAKPLSPQDVLKSRPPVK; from the coding sequence ATGAAGCGCTTCCTGCCCCTTGCCCTCCTCCTGGGCCTTCTGGCCCTGGCCCAAAGCCCCGGGGCCAAGCTGTACTCGGCCAACTGCCAAAGCTGCCACCAGGCCACCGGGCAGGGCCTACCCGGGGCCTTCCCGCCCCTCACCCACCTGGACAAGGTGGTCCAGGCCAAGGGGGGCCGGGAGTACCTGGTCCACGTGGTCCTCTACGGCCTCCAGGGACCCCTCACCGTGGAGGGCAAGGCCTACAACGGGGTCATGCCCCCCTTCCGCCAGCTCAAGGACCAGGAGGTGGCCGACCTGCTGAACCACGTCCTCACCGCCTTCGCCAAGTCCAAGGCCAAGGCCTTCACCGCCGAGGAGGTGAAGGCCCTGCGGGCCAAACCCCTCTCCCCGCAGGACGTCCTCAAGTCCCGTCCCCCGGTCAAGTAG
- the cysK gene encoding cysteine synthase A, which yields MRVEGVIGRTPLVRLARVVEPGMAEVWVKLEGQNPGGSIKDRPAWYMIRDAEERGLLRPGSGQVIVEPTSGNTGIGLAMIAASRGYRLILTMPAQMSEERKRVLRAFGAELVLTDPERRMLAAREEALRLKEALGAFMPDQFANPANVRAHYETTGPELYQALEGRIDAFVYGSGTGGTLSGVGRYLKERIPGVKVFAVEPARSNVLSGGKMGQHGFQGMGPGFIPENLDLSLLDGVIQVWEEDAFPLARRLAREEGLFLGMSSGGIVWAALQVARELGPGKRVACISPDGGWKYLSTPLYATLEP from the coding sequence ATGCGGGTGGAAGGGGTGATCGGCAGGACCCCGCTGGTGCGCCTCGCCCGGGTGGTGGAGCCGGGGATGGCCGAGGTGTGGGTGAAGCTGGAGGGGCAAAACCCCGGGGGCTCCATCAAGGACCGTCCCGCCTGGTACATGATCCGGGACGCCGAGGAGCGGGGCCTCCTAAGGCCGGGCTCGGGCCAGGTGATCGTGGAGCCCACCAGCGGCAACACCGGCATCGGCCTGGCCATGATCGCCGCCAGCCGCGGCTACCGCCTGATCCTCACCATGCCCGCCCAGATGTCCGAGGAGAGGAAGCGGGTCCTCCGGGCCTTCGGGGCCGAGCTGGTCCTCACCGACCCGGAAAGGCGGATGCTGGCGGCCCGGGAGGAGGCCCTGCGCCTCAAGGAGGCGCTGGGGGCTTTCATGCCCGACCAGTTCGCCAACCCCGCCAACGTCCGCGCCCACTACGAGACCACGGGGCCCGAGCTGTACCAGGCCCTGGAGGGGCGGATCGACGCCTTTGTTTACGGCTCGGGCACCGGGGGGACCCTGAGCGGGGTGGGCCGCTACCTCAAGGAACGGATCCCCGGGGTCAAGGTCTTCGCCGTGGAGCCCGCCCGCTCCAACGTCCTCTCCGGGGGGAAGATGGGCCAGCACGGCTTCCAGGGCATGGGCCCCGGCTTCATCCCGGAAAACCTGGACCTCTCCCTCCTGGATGGGGTGATCCAGGTCTGGGAGGAGGACGCCTTTCCCCTGGCCCGGCGCCTGGCCCGGGAGGAAGGGCTTTTCCTGGGGATGAGCTCAGGGGGGATCGTCTGGGCCGCCCTGCAGGTGGCCCGGGAGCTGGGCCCCGGCAAGCGGGTGGCCTGCATCAGCCCCGACGGGGGCTGGAAGTACCTCTCCACCCCCCTCTACGCCACCCTCGAGCCCTGA
- a CDS encoding outer membrane lipoprotein carrier protein LolA, whose protein sequence is MGKRILVLVLCLGLALAQSVAEILERVEKNLQDPWQALVQGQVQGPSGLEELRARLLAIPKENLFRLEFLKPGSLEGNFTVITEKEVWNYLYLTNQLVVSPKEKAQVQGLGFSPQGLGDLKALSERVSLRLGGEERLAEGVAWRLLGQAKEGQGFAQLELYILKADPRPVRFLFRDEAGKVLAELRVVEFKKTPLRAQDLKRYPKDAQVVRR, encoded by the coding sequence ATGGGGAAACGCATCCTGGTGCTGGTTCTGTGTTTGGGCTTGGCCTTGGCCCAGAGCGTGGCGGAGATCCTGGAGCGGGTGGAGAAAAACCTGCAGGACCCCTGGCAGGCCCTGGTCCAGGGACAGGTCCAGGGGCCCTCGGGCCTGGAGGAGCTCCGGGCCCGCCTCCTGGCCATCCCCAAGGAGAACCTCTTCCGCCTGGAGTTCCTGAAGCCAGGCTCCTTGGAGGGCAACTTCACCGTGATCACGGAGAAGGAGGTCTGGAACTACCTCTACCTCACCAACCAGCTGGTGGTGAGCCCCAAGGAGAAGGCCCAGGTCCAGGGCCTCGGCTTCAGCCCCCAGGGCCTGGGGGACCTCAAGGCCCTCTCCGAGCGGGTGAGCCTGCGCCTAGGGGGGGAGGAGCGCCTGGCGGAAGGGGTGGCCTGGCGGCTTTTGGGCCAGGCCAAGGAGGGCCAGGGCTTCGCCCAGCTGGAGCTCTACATCCTCAAGGCCGACCCCCGTCCGGTGCGCTTCCTCTTCCGCGACGAGGCGGGCAAGGTCCTGGCCGAGCTCAGGGTGGTGGAGTTCAAGAAAACCCCCTTGCGGGCCCAGGACCTCAAGCGCTACCCCAAGGACGCCCAGGTGGTGCGGCGCTGA
- a CDS encoding TetR/AcrR family transcriptional regulator has translation MHLLKDPVEARLLQAALELLAERGYRGATTKEVARRAGVSEVTLFRRFGRKEALFRRALSSFVPPGFLERLPGEGVSLEEGLMRLLQAYLGLLEAHRALFLKLLPELLRHPELKEEGPPEGLRAAMERVVGFFRAHQGQGGLREDEPAEELALAFLGPLLARFLLGEVLGVGMPLDPAAYVRGYLEGRYGPRRGSHA, from the coding sequence ATGCACTTACTAAAAGACCCTGTGGAGGCCCGCCTGCTCCAGGCGGCCCTGGAACTCCTGGCCGAAAGGGGGTACCGGGGGGCCACCACCAAGGAGGTGGCCCGGCGGGCGGGGGTGAGCGAGGTCACCCTCTTCCGCCGCTTTGGGCGCAAGGAGGCCCTCTTCCGCCGGGCCCTCTCCAGCTTCGTCCCCCCGGGGTTCCTGGAGCGCCTGCCCGGGGAGGGGGTTTCCCTGGAGGAGGGGCTCATGCGCCTTCTGCAGGCTTACCTGGGGCTTTTGGAGGCCCACCGGGCCCTTTTCCTCAAGCTCCTTCCCGAGCTTCTGCGCCACCCGGAGCTCAAGGAGGAAGGCCCCCCCGAGGGGCTGCGGGCGGCCATGGAGCGGGTGGTGGGCTTCTTCCGGGCCCACCAGGGGCAAGGGGGTCTAAGGGAGGACGAGCCGGCGGAGGAGCTGGCCCTGGCCTTCCTGGGGCCGCTTCTTGCCCGCTTTCTCCTGGGGGAGGTCCTGGGGGTGGGGATGCCCCTGGACCCCGCCGCTTACGTGCGGGGGTACTTGGAGGGTCGGTATGGTCCACGCAGAGGAAGTCACGCGTAG
- a CDS encoding MBL fold metallo-hydrolase: MSGPEPLRFAATLYRVPVEGGYFLVDAGLPWEAGRLLRLLPQPPRLLFLTHHHLDHSGGALTLWRRFRLPILAHPQEWPYLTGERPRPPLPIPFLGRRLANLAPPLPREALRPAEEGMEVLGWRVVALPGHTLGQVGLLKEGVLLAGDALRGKGLPPRFINEDHGLARKTVRKILDLGAERILLGHGGPLSREEVAALARRLGV; encoded by the coding sequence ATGAGCGGGCCTGAGCCCCTGCGCTTCGCCGCCACCCTCTACCGCGTGCCCGTGGAGGGGGGGTATTTCCTGGTGGACGCCGGCCTCCCCTGGGAGGCCGGGAGGCTTTTGCGCCTCCTCCCCCAGCCCCCCCGGCTCCTCTTCCTCACCCACCACCACCTGGACCATAGCGGCGGGGCCCTCACCCTTTGGCGGCGGTTCCGCCTCCCCATCCTGGCCCACCCCCAGGAATGGCCCTACCTCACGGGGGAAAGGCCCCGCCCGCCCCTCCCCATCCCCTTCCTGGGGCGGCGCCTGGCCAACCTGGCCCCGCCCCTGCCCCGGGAGGCCCTGAGGCCAGCGGAGGAGGGGATGGAAGTCCTGGGGTGGCGGGTGGTGGCCCTCCCTGGCCACACCCTGGGGCAGGTGGGCCTCCTAAAGGAGGGGGTGCTCCTGGCCGGGGACGCCCTGAGGGGAAAGGGGCTCCCCCCCCGGTTCATCAACGAGGACCACGGCCTGGCCCGGAAGACGGTGCGCAAGATCCTGGACCTGGGGGCGGAGAGGATCCTCCTGGGCCACGGGGGGCCCCTTTCCCGGGAGGAGGTGGCGGCCCTGGCCCGTAGACTGGGGGTATGA
- the moaC gene encoding cyclic pyranopterin monophosphate synthase MoaC has protein sequence MDLTHFKDGRPHMVDVTEKPATFRTATAEAFVELTEEALAALERGGVGKGDPLVVAQLAGILGAKRTADLIPLCHPLPLTGVEVDLALEKEARRVRIQATVRTKAETGVEMEALTACAVAALTVYDMLKAASKGLVISQVRLLHKAGGKSGEWRREG, from the coding sequence ATGGACCTTACCCACTTCAAGGACGGGCGGCCCCACATGGTGGACGTGACGGAAAAACCCGCCACCTTCCGCACCGCCACCGCCGAGGCCTTCGTGGAGCTCACCGAGGAAGCCCTGGCCGCCTTGGAACGGGGCGGGGTGGGCAAGGGGGACCCCCTGGTCGTGGCCCAGCTCGCCGGCATCCTGGGGGCCAAGCGCACCGCGGACCTCATCCCCCTCTGCCACCCCTTGCCCCTCACCGGGGTGGAGGTGGACCTGGCCTTGGAAAAGGAGGCCCGGCGGGTGCGCATCCAGGCCACCGTGCGCACCAAGGCGGAGACCGGGGTAGAGATGGAGGCCCTAACCGCCTGCGCCGTGGCCGCCCTCACCGTCTACGACATGCTCAAGGCGGCCTCCAAGGGCCTGGTGATCTCCCAGGTGCGCCTCCTCCACAAGGCGGGGGGGAAGAGCGGGGAGTGGCGGCGGGAGGGGTAG
- a CDS encoding PspA/IM30 family protein — translation MNLLDRIGRLIRANLNDLLRRAEDPEKILEQALGDMKEALKEAREQVAAALAEGKRLEREVESHLQEAALWEEKAKEALGAGREDLAKEALRRRKRALDLAEGFKQQLAEQRALSERLLTQLKALEAKIDEAESRKKLLLARKKGVEAAEAVRRLESRLDQHPALEAFEEMEARILALEDRHEALKELDGKDLEKELAALSADKEVEEELTRLKRELGQA, via the coding sequence ATGAACCTACTGGACCGCATCGGCCGGCTTATCCGGGCCAACCTGAACGACCTCCTGCGCCGGGCCGAGGACCCGGAGAAGATCCTGGAGCAGGCCCTTGGGGACATGAAGGAGGCCCTCAAGGAGGCCCGGGAGCAGGTGGCGGCCGCCCTGGCCGAGGGCAAGCGCCTGGAACGGGAGGTGGAAAGCCACCTCCAGGAGGCCGCCCTTTGGGAGGAGAAGGCCAAGGAAGCCCTGGGGGCGGGCCGGGAAGACCTGGCCAAGGAGGCCCTCAGGCGGCGGAAGCGGGCCCTGGACCTGGCCGAGGGGTTCAAACAGCAGCTCGCGGAGCAAAGGGCCCTCAGCGAGCGCCTCCTGACCCAGCTCAAGGCCCTCGAGGCCAAGATCGACGAGGCCGAGTCGCGGAAAAAGCTCCTCTTGGCCCGCAAAAAAGGGGTAGAGGCCGCCGAGGCGGTACGGCGCCTGGAGTCCCGCCTGGACCAGCACCCTGCCCTGGAGGCCTTTGAGGAGATGGAGGCCCGCATCCTGGCCCTGGAGGACCGGCACGAGGCCCTGAAGGAACTGGACGGCAAGGACCTGGAAAAGGAGCTAGCCGCCCTCTCCGCCGACAAGGAGGTAGAGGAGGAACTCACGCGGCTGAAGCGGGAACTGGGCCAGGCCTGA
- a CDS encoding DUF4388 domain-containing protein has product MAQADPMPPRETALEDTLSWTGSLEEFPLSAVLQTLAKTRSTGTLWIQPVAAGLHLREGRLQAVSGLLPLGDILLARGQLEEEDLAEALKRRVRPLGQALLQQGLGAEALREALSLQVHLGIAFLLHYLPGQAFHFRPTPPLPPPEADLEITPLLLEWLRLHKPLPLSAPVELAPQPGPVHLDEEAWRLVRLVNGRRSLANVLRFSGLHPKRAWEKAEELLHRGLLRPSALFGLRLIVPARAPRRANYHPPSSLMANLFLKWVNGERTAAQIGEILGLKPQETALYLVDLFREGLIEVAQGRPEMERLADDF; this is encoded by the coding sequence ATGGCGCAGGCCGATCCCATGCCCCCAAGGGAAACCGCCCTTGAGGACACCCTCTCCTGGACGGGCTCGCTGGAGGAGTTCCCCCTAAGCGCCGTCCTGCAAACCCTGGCCAAGACCCGCTCCACGGGCACCCTATGGATCCAGCCGGTGGCCGCAGGGCTGCACCTCCGGGAAGGGCGCCTGCAGGCGGTGTCGGGCCTGTTGCCCCTGGGGGATATCCTGCTGGCCCGGGGGCAGCTGGAGGAGGAGGACCTGGCGGAGGCCCTCAAGCGGAGGGTCCGCCCCTTGGGGCAGGCCCTCCTTCAACAGGGCCTGGGGGCGGAAGCCCTGAGGGAGGCCCTGTCCCTCCAGGTCCACCTGGGCATCGCCTTTCTCCTGCACTACCTGCCGGGCCAGGCCTTCCATTTCCGCCCTACGCCCCCCCTGCCGCCCCCGGAGGCCGACCTGGAGATCACCCCCCTTCTGCTGGAATGGCTGCGGCTCCACAAGCCCCTTCCCCTGAGCGCCCCGGTGGAGCTTGCCCCCCAGCCTGGACCGGTCCACCTGGACGAGGAGGCCTGGCGGCTGGTGCGGCTGGTGAACGGGCGGCGGAGCCTGGCCAATGTCCTGCGCTTTTCCGGCCTCCACCCCAAGCGGGCTTGGGAGAAGGCCGAGGAGCTCTTGCACCGGGGCCTCCTCCGCCCCTCCGCCCTCTTTGGCCTCCGCCTCATCGTGCCCGCCCGCGCCCCGCGGCGGGCCAACTACCACCCCCCTTCCAGCCTCATGGCCAACCTCTTCCTCAAGTGGGTGAACGGGGAGCGGACCGCGGCCCAGATCGGGGAGATCCTGGGGCTCAAGCCCCAGGAGACGGCCCTCTACCTGGTGGACCTCTTCCGCGAGGGGCTGATTGAGGTGGCCCAGGGCCGTCCGGAAATGGAGCGGCTGGCCGACGACTTCTAG
- a CDS encoding ABC transporter permease codes for MNRVLALAEKELLQIRRDRVLPRLIVLLPTLMLLLFGYAINFTLEGIPLAVADASRDRVSQTLVEELQRDGRFRLVFQAASPQEVLEAVDRGQARVGLVVPAGALEKVRRGESLSLEVYVDGTDPNFAFQAQAALRKAIQEVNARILLGRALAGEAVLPPLSPVLHTLYNPENRTAWFMIPGIIGLVLTMFTVLLTALAIVREAESRMMESLLASPLRPHEMVLGKVLPYLLIAFLVALLVLALGHWVFGVPVRGSLALLLLAMFLFVLGSLAAGVLISTLARTQVQAVFGTYAYAFPTIFLSGFVFPIDGMPRFFQALSYLVPARYLIEVLRGVMLKGVGFSVLWPHLLALALFSVLVLFLASARFQRQVAV; via the coding sequence ATGAACCGGGTCCTGGCCTTGGCGGAAAAGGAGCTCCTGCAGATCCGGCGGGACCGGGTCCTGCCCCGGCTCATCGTCCTGCTCCCTACCCTGATGCTCCTCCTCTTCGGCTACGCCATCAACTTCACTCTGGAGGGGATCCCCTTGGCGGTGGCGGACGCCTCGAGGGACCGGGTCAGCCAGACCCTGGTGGAGGAGCTGCAAAGGGATGGCCGCTTCCGCCTGGTCTTCCAGGCCGCAAGCCCGCAGGAGGTGTTGGAGGCCGTGGACCGGGGCCAGGCCCGGGTGGGCCTGGTGGTGCCGGCAGGGGCCCTGGAGAAGGTGCGGCGGGGGGAAAGCCTCTCCCTGGAGGTCTACGTGGACGGCACCGACCCCAACTTCGCCTTCCAGGCCCAGGCCGCCTTGCGCAAGGCCATCCAGGAGGTGAACGCCCGCATCCTCCTGGGCCGGGCCCTGGCGGGGGAAGCGGTGCTTCCCCCCTTGAGCCCCGTCCTGCACACCCTGTACAACCCGGAGAACCGGACGGCCTGGTTCATGATCCCGGGCATCATCGGCCTGGTCCTCACCATGTTCACCGTCCTCCTCACCGCCTTGGCCATCGTGCGGGAGGCAGAAAGCCGCATGATGGAAAGCCTCCTGGCCTCCCCCCTACGCCCCCATGAGATGGTCTTGGGCAAGGTCCTGCCCTACCTCCTCATCGCCTTTTTGGTGGCCCTTTTGGTCCTGGCCCTGGGGCACTGGGTCTTCGGGGTGCCGGTGCGGGGGAGCCTGGCCCTGCTCCTTCTGGCCATGTTCCTCTTCGTCCTGGGCTCCTTGGCCGCCGGGGTCCTTATCTCCACCCTGGCCCGGACCCAGGTGCAGGCGGTCTTCGGCACCTACGCCTACGCCTTCCCCACCATCTTCCTCTCGGGCTTTGTCTTCCCCATTGACGGCATGCCCCGCTTCTTCCAGGCCCTTTCCTACCTGGTGCCGGCCCGCTACCTCATCGAGGTGCTCCGGGGGGTGATGCTCAAGGGGGTAGGGTTTTCCGTTCTCTGGCCCCACCTCCTGGCCTTGGCCCTCTTCTCGGTCCTGGTCCTCTTCCTGGCCTCGGCCCGGTTCCAAAGGCAGGTGGCGGTATGA